The proteins below come from a single Zhouia spongiae genomic window:
- the gyrA gene encoding DNA gyrase subunit A → MAEGEKLIPINIEDEMKSAYIDYSMSVIVSRALPDVRDGLKPVHRRVLFGMHELGVRSNTAYKKSARIVGEVLGKYHPHGDSSVYDTMVRMAQHWSLRYMLVDGQGNFGSVDGDSPAAMRYTEARMRKISEDMLADIDKETVDHQLNFDDTLQEPKVLPTRIPNLLVNGASGIAVGMATNMPPHNLSEVIDGTIAFIDDKDIEVEGLMEYIKAPDFPTGGIIYGYDGVREAFKTGRGRVVLRAKAEIEEVNGRECIIVTEIPYQVNKAEMIKKTADLVNEKRIEGISNIRDESDRKGMRIVYVLKRDAVPNIVLNTLFKYTALQSSFSVNNIALVNGRPQMLNLKDLIKHFVDHRHEVVVRRTEYELRKAEERAHILEGLIIASDNIDEVISIIRSSSNADEARQKLIERFKLSEIQARAIVEMRLRQLTGLEQDKLRAEYEDIKKLIEDLKDILAREERRMDVIKEELIEVREKYGDERRSEINYAGGNFSIEDMIADEQVVITISHAGYIKRTPLSEYKTQNRGGVGQKGSSTRNEDFLEHLFVGTNHQYMLFFTQKGKCFWLRVFEIPEGTKISKGRAIQNLINIEQDDKVKAFICTKDLKDEDYINSHYVIMATKMGIVKKTSLEQYSRPRQNGINAITIREEDELLEAKLTTGNSQIMLATRSGKAIRFEESKTRPMGRNASGVRGITLADDKDEVIGMISVHNMEENILVVSENGYGKRTYLDDPEDGEAVYRITNRGGKGVKTMSITDKTGELVAIKNVSDEDDLMIINKSGLTIRMAVEDLRVMGRATQGVRLINIKGNDSIAAVAKVMKEEEDLQDINDIEVEENGAGVDDGSTNES, encoded by the coding sequence ATGGCAGAAGGAGAAAAACTGATTCCTATTAATATTGAAGATGAAATGAAATCGGCTTACATCGATTATTCGATGTCGGTCATTGTGTCACGTGCGTTACCTGATGTAAGGGACGGACTGAAGCCGGTTCACAGAAGGGTATTGTTTGGGATGCACGAATTAGGGGTAAGATCTAATACAGCATATAAAAAATCAGCAAGAATTGTCGGTGAGGTTTTAGGTAAGTATCACCCTCACGGAGATTCATCGGTATATGATACGATGGTTAGGATGGCGCAGCATTGGAGTTTGCGGTATATGCTTGTAGACGGACAAGGTAACTTCGGGTCTGTTGACGGTGATAGCCCGGCGGCGATGCGTTATACCGAGGCCAGAATGCGTAAGATATCCGAAGACATGTTGGCAGATATCGATAAAGAGACCGTAGACCACCAGTTAAACTTCGATGATACGTTACAGGAGCCAAAAGTGCTTCCGACGAGGATCCCTAATTTATTGGTAAACGGTGCATCAGGGATAGCCGTGGGGATGGCGACAAATATGCCTCCGCACAATTTGTCTGAAGTTATTGACGGAACGATTGCTTTTATCGATGATAAAGATATAGAGGTAGAAGGCCTGATGGAGTATATCAAAGCTCCTGATTTTCCTACTGGAGGTATTATTTATGGTTACGACGGGGTCAGGGAGGCTTTTAAGACCGGTAGGGGCCGCGTTGTACTCAGAGCCAAGGCAGAGATTGAAGAAGTGAATGGCAGGGAGTGTATTATCGTAACTGAGATTCCATACCAGGTCAATAAGGCGGAAATGATAAAAAAGACTGCCGATCTTGTCAATGAAAAGCGAATTGAGGGTATTTCGAATATCCGGGACGAATCGGACAGAAAAGGGATGCGTATCGTTTATGTGTTAAAGCGTGATGCCGTGCCAAATATAGTCCTGAATACCTTGTTCAAGTACACTGCATTGCAATCTTCGTTTAGTGTCAATAATATAGCATTGGTGAATGGACGTCCTCAGATGTTAAATCTGAAAGACCTTATAAAGCACTTCGTTGATCATCGTCATGAGGTTGTTGTTCGCAGAACTGAATATGAGTTGCGCAAAGCAGAAGAAAGGGCTCATATTTTAGAGGGGTTGATCATTGCTTCAGATAATATAGATGAGGTTATTAGTATTATAAGAAGTTCTTCGAATGCTGATGAAGCACGTCAGAAGTTGATAGAGCGTTTTAAACTTTCTGAAATTCAGGCTCGTGCTATTGTCGAAATGCGATTAAGGCAACTTACAGGTCTTGAACAGGATAAACTGCGGGCTGAGTATGAAGATATCAAGAAGTTGATAGAAGATTTAAAAGATATCTTAGCCAGGGAAGAGCGTAGAATGGATGTGATTAAAGAAGAGCTTATCGAAGTAAGAGAAAAATACGGAGACGAGCGTCGTTCTGAAATTAACTATGCCGGAGGAAACTTTAGCATTGAAGATATGATTGCTGATGAGCAAGTGGTGATAACTATTTCTCATGCAGGATATATTAAGCGTACGCCGCTTTCTGAATATAAAACCCAGAACAGAGGAGGGGTAGGCCAAAAAGGATCTTCTACCAGAAATGAAGATTTCCTGGAGCATTTGTTTGTGGGAACCAACCACCAATATATGCTGTTCTTTACCCAGAAAGGAAAATGTTTCTGGTTACGTGTATTTGAAATTCCGGAAGGCACCAAAATTTCTAAGGGTAGAGCTATCCAGAACCTGATCAATATTGAACAGGACGATAAGGTGAAGGCCTTTATCTGTACGAAAGACCTGAAGGATGAAGACTATATCAATAGCCACTATGTCATTATGGCAACTAAAATGGGTATTGTAAAGAAAACATCTCTGGAGCAGTATTCGCGTCCGCGTCAAAATGGAATTAATGCGATTACCATTCGGGAAGAGGATGAATTACTGGAAGCAAAATTAACTACCGGAAACAGCCAGATTATGCTGGCAACCAGATCAGGAAAAGCGATCCGCTTTGAAGAAAGTAAGACACGCCCAATGGGAAGAAATGCATCAGGTGTTAGAGGTATTACGCTGGCGGATGATAAAGATGAGGTAATCGGAATGATTTCTGTTCATAATATGGAGGAGAATATTTTGGTCGTTTCAGAGAATGGTTACGGAAAACGTACCTACCTGGATGATCCTGAAGATGGAGAGGCTGTGTATCGAATTACCAACAGAGGAGGAAAAGGTGTAAAAACCATGTCTATTACCGATAAAACGGGTGAATTGGTAGCAATTAAGAATGTTTCAGATGAAGATGACCTGATGATTATTAACAAATCGGGTTTAACGATTCGTATGGCAGTAGAAGACCTTCGGGTAATGGGGAGAGCAACGCAGGGGGTTCGTTTGATAAATATAAAAGGAAACGATTCCATTGCTGCCGTAGCCAAGGTAATGAAAGAAGAAGAAGATCTTCAGGACATCAATGACATTGAAGTAGAAGAGAATGGAGCGGGAGTTGACGACGGGTCGACCAACGAATCATAA
- a CDS encoding ATP-dependent Clp protease ATP-binding subunit: MDDNFSPRVKDVITYSKEEALRLGHDFIGTEHLVLGLLRDGSGKAINILNALNIDLDHLRRKVEILSPANPNVGASPNFKKNLHLTRQAERALKTTFLEAKLFQSSSINTAHLLLCILRNENDPTTKLLNKLLVDYDGVKDQFKQMIISDDDYIDTPSAESYSDDPGSAEDSRDNPFNNPGGAKSNKKSKTPVLDNFGRDLTQLAEEDKLDPVVGRQKEIERVSQILSRRKKNNPLLIGEPGVGKSAIAEGLALRIVKRKVSRVLYNKRVVTLDLASLVAGTKYRGQFEERMKAVMNELEKNDDIILFIDEIHTIVGAGGATGSLDASNMFKPALARGEIQCIGATTLDEYRQYIEKDGALERRFQKVMVEPTSVEETIEILNNIKEKYEEHHNVLYTDEAIKACVKLTNRYLTDRFLPDKAIDALDEAGSRVHITNMEVPKQILDLEKQLEEVKELKNSVVKKQKYEEAAKLRDDEKRIEKELQVAQEKWEEESKLHKETVSEENVADVVSMMSGIPVNRIAQAESAKLAKLPELIKGKVIGQDEAVSKVVKAIQRNRAGLKDPNKPIGSFIFLGQTGVGKTQLAKVLAAQLFDSEDSLIRIDMSEYMEKFAVSRLIGAPPGYVGYEEGGQLTEKVRRKPYAVILLDEVEKAHPDVFNMLLQVLDDGALTDSLGRKIDFRNTIIIMTSNIGARQLKDFGQGVGFGTSAKMAQANEHARGVIENALKKAFAPEFLNRVDDVVVFNPLEKEDIHKIIDIELLKLYARIKDLGYNLSLSDKAKDYIADKGFDKQYGARPLKRAIQKYIEDTLAEEIIASKLEEGDSIFMDLDTKKDELTIKIEKSEKPTESES; the protein is encoded by the coding sequence ATGGATGACAATTTTTCACCAAGGGTAAAAGATGTGATCACTTACAGTAAAGAAGAGGCGCTTCGTTTAGGGCACGACTTTATAGGTACGGAACATCTTGTGCTTGGTTTATTGAGAGACGGTAGCGGGAAAGCCATAAATATTCTTAATGCCTTAAATATAGACCTAGATCATTTAAGACGTAAAGTTGAGATATTAAGTCCGGCAAATCCAAATGTCGGAGCTTCCCCCAATTTTAAGAAGAACCTTCATTTAACACGACAGGCGGAAAGGGCCCTGAAAACCACTTTCTTAGAAGCCAAATTATTTCAAAGTTCTTCCATAAATACCGCTCACCTTTTATTGTGTATTTTAAGAAACGAAAACGACCCCACTACTAAACTGCTCAATAAACTACTAGTAGATTACGACGGGGTAAAAGATCAATTTAAACAGATGATAATAAGCGACGACGATTATATAGACACTCCTTCAGCCGAATCGTATTCAGACGATCCGGGCTCTGCTGAAGACTCAAGAGACAACCCTTTCAACAATCCGGGAGGGGCAAAATCCAATAAAAAGTCCAAAACACCGGTTCTCGATAACTTTGGCCGCGACTTAACGCAACTTGCCGAAGAAGACAAGTTAGACCCGGTAGTGGGCAGACAAAAAGAGATCGAACGTGTTTCTCAAATTCTTAGCAGAAGAAAGAAAAACAATCCGCTCCTGATCGGAGAACCCGGGGTTGGTAAAAGTGCTATTGCCGAAGGACTGGCACTTCGTATTGTAAAAAGAAAGGTCTCACGTGTACTCTATAATAAAAGAGTTGTTACCCTCGATCTTGCATCGCTTGTAGCGGGAACAAAATACAGGGGGCAATTTGAAGAACGGATGAAAGCGGTTATGAATGAATTAGAAAAAAATGACGACATCATTTTATTCATTGACGAAATCCATACCATTGTCGGTGCAGGAGGAGCTACAGGAAGCCTGGATGCTTCCAATATGTTCAAACCTGCCCTGGCCAGAGGAGAAATTCAATGTATAGGGGCCACTACGCTCGACGAATACAGGCAATACATTGAAAAAGATGGTGCCCTGGAGCGCAGGTTCCAAAAAGTAATGGTAGAGCCTACTTCAGTTGAGGAAACGATTGAAATCCTTAACAACATCAAAGAAAAATACGAGGAGCACCATAATGTACTATATACAGACGAAGCCATAAAAGCATGTGTGAAACTGACAAACCGATACCTGACGGATCGGTTTTTACCAGACAAGGCTATCGATGCTTTGGATGAAGCCGGATCGCGTGTTCACATTACCAATATGGAAGTTCCCAAGCAAATTCTCGATCTTGAAAAACAATTGGAAGAGGTAAAAGAACTCAAAAACTCCGTTGTTAAAAAGCAAAAGTATGAAGAAGCTGCCAAGCTCAGGGATGATGAAAAACGAATAGAAAAAGAGCTTCAAGTAGCACAAGAGAAATGGGAAGAAGAAAGTAAACTTCACAAAGAAACGGTCTCAGAAGAAAATGTGGCCGACGTAGTTTCCATGATGAGTGGTATTCCTGTTAACAGAATAGCTCAGGCTGAAAGCGCTAAGCTTGCCAAATTGCCTGAACTGATAAAAGGTAAAGTCATCGGGCAAGACGAAGCCGTCAGCAAGGTCGTTAAAGCCATCCAACGTAACAGGGCCGGCCTGAAGGATCCTAACAAACCTATAGGTTCGTTTATTTTTCTGGGACAGACCGGGGTCGGCAAAACACAACTGGCCAAGGTTCTGGCTGCACAACTGTTTGACTCGGAAGATTCACTGATAAGGATCGACATGAGTGAATACATGGAGAAATTTGCCGTTTCCAGATTAATCGGGGCACCTCCGGGGTATGTCGGTTATGAAGAAGGAGGCCAGCTTACCGAAAAAGTAAGAAGAAAGCCCTATGCCGTGATACTCCTTGACGAAGTTGAAAAAGCACACCCGGATGTATTCAATATGCTTTTACAGGTACTAGATGACGGTGCCTTAACAGACAGCCTAGGCCGTAAGATCGATTTTAGAAATACCATTATCATAATGACCTCTAACATCGGAGCCCGTCAATTAAAAGACTTCGGACAAGGGGTGGGATTTGGTACTTCGGCTAAAATGGCCCAGGCTAATGAACATGCAAGAGGCGTTATTGAAAATGCACTTAAAAAAGCCTTTGCCCCTGAATTCCTGAACAGGGTAGATGATGTCGTAGTCTTCAATCCTCTTGAAAAAGAAGATATTCACAAAATTATCGATATTGAATTGCTGAAATTATATGCGAGGATCAAAGATCTCGGGTATAACCTAAGTCTCAGCGATAAAGCCAAGGATTATATCGCCGACAAAGGTTTTGACAAGCAATACGGAGCGCGTCCTTTAAAACGTGCTATCCAGAAGTATATTGAAGACACCCTGGCAGAAGAGATCATTGCTTCGAAACTTGAGGAAGGCGACAGCATTTTTATGGATTTGGACACAAAGAAAGACGAACTTACAATAAAGATCGAAAAATCGGAAAAGCCGACAGAATCTGAATCTTAA
- the rimK gene encoding 30S ribosomal protein S6--L-glutamate ligase: protein MLSEKIIVGSEEWFSLPDLGIPAVKARIDSGAKTSSLHAVNIEPYKKGHETWVSFDMFPIQYNGKKHIQCTAKVIDKRIIKSSTGNKENRFVIRTTLRSQDFSTDIEVTLTNRDSMGYRMLLGREAMMGRMLVDPEQGFLLGEMSDEEIDKAYNSNTSEKTGLRIGLLASNPNLYSNRRIMEAAERLGHTVDFYNIRQCYIKLNAETPEIHYRGGQILNDLDAIIPRIRPSLTYYGCALTTQFENLGVLCLNKASAISKSRDKLYSLQLLLNNGIDIPTTGFANSPLDTNDLIKMVGGSPLIIKLLEGTQGKGVVLAETKKAAESVINAFKSLNANILVQEFIKEANGKDIRCFVIDGKVVASMQRTAPPGEFRANVHLGGITSSVKITAEERKLAIKATKAMGLHVAGVDIIRSSKGPLLLEVNSSPGLEGIEAATEKDIASIMIKSIEKHLDWKKDVNS from the coding sequence ATGTTAAGCGAAAAAATAATAGTAGGTAGTGAAGAATGGTTTTCATTACCAGACCTCGGTATACCGGCAGTAAAAGCACGTATTGATAGCGGTGCAAAAACATCTTCTCTCCATGCCGTAAATATAGAACCCTACAAAAAGGGACATGAGACTTGGGTGTCTTTTGATATGTTCCCCATTCAGTACAACGGTAAAAAGCATATACAATGTACGGCCAAGGTTATTGACAAACGGATCATAAAAAGCTCAACAGGAAACAAAGAGAACCGCTTTGTTATCAGAACAACCCTCAGATCTCAGGATTTCAGTACTGATATAGAAGTCACCCTGACCAATCGTGATTCAATGGGATACCGTATGTTATTAGGACGTGAAGCTATGATGGGGCGCATGCTTGTTGATCCGGAACAGGGCTTTCTTCTTGGTGAAATGAGTGATGAAGAAATAGACAAGGCATACAATTCTAATACTTCTGAAAAAACAGGACTAAGAATAGGGCTTTTAGCCAGTAACCCGAACCTATACAGCAACAGACGGATCATGGAGGCCGCGGAAAGGCTCGGACATACCGTAGACTTCTACAACATAAGGCAATGCTATATAAAACTGAATGCTGAAACTCCGGAAATTCATTACAGGGGAGGACAAATCCTAAACGATTTAGATGCTATAATCCCACGTATCCGCCCGAGTCTGACTTATTATGGATGTGCTCTTACTACTCAATTTGAAAACCTGGGTGTGCTGTGTTTAAACAAAGCTTCAGCCATCAGTAAATCACGAGACAAACTTTACTCCCTTCAGCTATTATTGAATAACGGTATAGACATCCCCACTACCGGTTTTGCCAATTCTCCGCTGGACACCAATGATCTTATAAAAATGGTTGGAGGATCGCCTCTGATTATTAAGTTACTGGAAGGAACACAAGGGAAAGGCGTAGTACTTGCCGAAACCAAGAAAGCAGCCGAAAGTGTTATCAATGCCTTTAAAAGCTTGAATGCCAACATACTGGTGCAGGAATTTATCAAAGAAGCCAACGGGAAGGACATCAGGTGCTTTGTCATCGACGGCAAAGTGGTAGCATCGATGCAACGAACAGCACCCCCGGGCGAATTCAGGGCCAATGTTCATCTGGGTGGTATTACCTCATCAGTTAAGATCACAGCTGAAGAACGCAAACTGGCTATAAAGGCAACCAAAGCTATGGGATTACACGTCGCCGGAGTAGATATCATCCGGTCATCCAAGGGCCCGTTGCTTCTGGAAGTTAATTCATCTCCCGGACTGGAAGGTATTGAAGCCGCTACTGAAAAGGATATCGCATCAATAATGATCAAATCAATTGAAAAGCATTTAGACTGGAAAAAAGATGTAAATTCCTAA
- a CDS encoding STAS/SEC14 domain-containing protein yields the protein MERENAPEAVYNLSIGSAEVYDSYMIARINEGITLNLNNTSELTYIVDKHFKSKDFVYITCRQNSYSVDPTIYTEVTHISTLRAIAIVSEKKIDRNNLNIERLFFGKPMMLFETIKDATNWAELIIG from the coding sequence ATGGAAAGAGAAAATGCACCAGAAGCGGTTTACAATCTGAGCATAGGTTCTGCCGAGGTATATGATTCGTATATGATCGCCAGAATCAATGAAGGAATCACATTGAATCTAAACAACACTTCCGAACTCACTTATATTGTAGACAAACACTTCAAATCAAAAGATTTTGTATACATTACATGCAGGCAAAACTCTTACTCCGTAGACCCGACCATATATACTGAAGTTACCCACATTTCTACACTCAGGGCAATAGCTATTGTTTCTGAGAAAAAAATCGATCGTAACAATTTAAACATCGAACGGCTTTTCTTCGGCAAGCCGATGATGCTTTTTGAAACCATAAAAGACGCCACAAATTGGGCCGAGTTAATCATCGGATAA
- the hutH gene encoding histidine ammonia-lyase, with protein sequence MKKTHYISADIFDLQKIMEITADDLNLKLSDEARLNIEKCRSYLDEKLASSNSPFYGINTGFGSLCNVKISGEHLSQLQENLVMSHACGTGDKVPLDVVKLMLLLKIQSLSYGHSGVQLQTVERLIAFYNNDIIPVVYTQGSLGASGDLAPLAHLALPLIGKGEVYHEGAIKKSSEVLGQFNWEPVQLKAKEGLALLNGTQFMSAYGVYCVLKGYKLSYLADLIGALSLDAFDCRVEPFNRLIHLIRPHRGQVKTAERILEFLNESEIAAQEKKQVQDPYSFRCIPQVHGASKDTLAFVRKVFKTEMNSVTDNPNIFSEEDEIISGGNFHGQPLALALDYLGIAMAELGNISERRTYQLISGQRGLPAFLVNDPGLNSGLMIPQYTAASIVSQNKQLASPASVDSIVSSNGQEDHVSMGANAATKCIKIVDNLERILAIELLNASQAIAFKRPLQSSKMVEELMSAYRTQVSFIKKDRILHDDIEKSVEFINNFRLTGTMLND encoded by the coding sequence ATGAAAAAAACACATTACATAAGCGCCGATATTTTTGATCTTCAAAAAATAATGGAAATAACAGCGGATGATTTAAATCTGAAGTTATCTGATGAGGCGCGATTAAATATTGAAAAATGCAGATCGTATCTGGATGAAAAACTAGCATCATCGAATAGTCCTTTCTATGGCATAAATACAGGGTTTGGCTCATTGTGCAATGTGAAAATCTCTGGTGAACATTTAAGCCAGTTACAGGAAAACCTGGTTATGTCGCATGCCTGTGGTACTGGAGACAAGGTGCCTTTGGATGTTGTTAAACTGATGTTGCTTTTAAAGATTCAATCATTAAGTTACGGTCATAGTGGTGTGCAGTTACAAACTGTAGAACGATTGATAGCATTTTATAATAATGATATTATTCCGGTAGTATATACACAGGGCTCTTTAGGGGCATCCGGAGACCTTGCACCTTTGGCACACCTGGCACTTCCCCTTATAGGTAAAGGAGAAGTATATCATGAAGGGGCTATAAAAAAGAGTAGTGAAGTTTTAGGGCAGTTTAATTGGGAACCTGTTCAGTTGAAAGCCAAGGAAGGCCTGGCTTTGTTGAATGGTACCCAATTTATGAGTGCTTATGGGGTGTATTGTGTTCTAAAGGGCTATAAGTTATCGTATCTGGCAGACCTGATCGGGGCGTTGTCTTTAGATGCTTTTGATTGCAGGGTGGAACCTTTTAATAGATTGATACATTTAATAAGGCCGCATAGAGGACAGGTGAAAACAGCAGAGCGTATATTGGAATTCTTAAATGAAAGTGAGATTGCAGCACAGGAGAAGAAACAGGTTCAGGATCCGTATTCTTTCAGGTGTATACCTCAGGTACACGGAGCTTCAAAAGATACCCTTGCTTTTGTTAGGAAAGTTTTTAAAACCGAAATGAACTCTGTTACGGATAATCCAAATATTTTTTCAGAAGAGGATGAGATCATTTCTGGGGGAAACTTCCATGGACAGCCCTTGGCCCTGGCATTGGATTATTTAGGGATTGCTATGGCCGAACTTGGCAATATCTCGGAAAGAAGAACATATCAGTTGATATCTGGCCAACGGGGATTGCCGGCATTTTTAGTCAATGATCCGGGATTGAATTCCGGCCTGATGATTCCGCAGTATACAGCAGCGAGCATAGTCAGTCAGAATAAGCAGCTGGCTTCGCCGGCCAGTGTAGACAGTATTGTGTCTTCTAACGGGCAGGAAGACCATGTGAGTATGGGTGCGAATGCAGCAACCAAGTGTATTAAGATTGTAGATAACCTGGAAAGAATATTGGCCATTGAACTTTTAAATGCATCACAGGCGATAGCGTTTAAAAGACCGTTACAATCTTCTAAGATGGTTGAAGAGCTAATGTCAGCATACAGAACTCAGGTGTCATTTATCAAGAAAGACCGAATCTTACATGACGATATTGAAAAGTCGGTTGAGTTTATTAATAATTTCAGGCTGACTGGTACGATGTTGAATGATTAG
- a CDS encoding TlpA family protein disulfide reductase — protein sequence MKKILFSAIIAATIISCQKEQKVDYTLVQGKIDNATGKEIIIRGNDFTQKIALKEDGSFADTLRVSPGYYTLAEGRESTAVYLEPGYNLNISLNTEQFDETIKYTGTGAENSNFLANKLLIQEKESLSPQELYKLEEDAFKNKIQEDKDKAMKALNESQNLGESFVALETKSINYDYLSKISTYTNAHRYLTKNQDFKPSEGFDAELSDLDYNNEEDYKNFGTYKNLVNTHYGEKIAEVDASTSIFDVLNSIPGESIKNDLARSLSYRISPSAENAQEIYDAIMKVSTDADFKQKLETKYTTIKKLTKGNPSPTFEAYENYNGGTTSLADLKGKYVYVDVWATWCGPCKAEIPFLKEIEKEYHDKNIEFVSISVDKAKDKDKWKQMVADKELKGVQLFADKDWSSDFVKNYAISGIPRFILIDPNGNIISADADRPSNPKLKETLNSLL from the coding sequence ATGAAGAAAATTTTATTTTCAGCTATTATTGCAGCCACAATAATCAGCTGTCAAAAGGAACAGAAAGTTGATTATACTTTAGTTCAAGGAAAAATAGACAATGCAACAGGGAAAGAAATAATCATAAGAGGGAATGACTTTACCCAAAAAATAGCCCTAAAAGAAGATGGCAGTTTCGCAGACACTTTAAGAGTAAGTCCCGGCTATTACACACTTGCTGAAGGAAGAGAATCAACAGCAGTCTATCTGGAGCCCGGTTATAACCTTAACATCTCGCTGAACACCGAACAGTTTGATGAAACCATCAAATATACAGGAACCGGTGCTGAAAACAGTAATTTTCTGGCAAACAAACTTTTAATACAGGAAAAAGAATCCCTTTCTCCTCAGGAGCTATACAAACTAGAAGAAGATGCCTTTAAAAACAAAATCCAGGAAGACAAGGACAAGGCGATGAAGGCTTTAAACGAATCTCAAAATCTGGGTGAAAGTTTCGTGGCACTGGAGACAAAGAGCATTAATTACGATTATTTGTCAAAAATTTCTACTTACACAAACGCTCACCGCTACCTGACTAAAAACCAGGATTTCAAACCATCTGAAGGTTTTGATGCTGAACTTTCCGATCTTGATTACAACAACGAAGAAGATTACAAAAACTTTGGAACCTATAAGAATTTGGTAAATACTCATTATGGTGAAAAAATAGCTGAAGTTGATGCTTCGACAAGTATTTTTGATGTCCTGAACAGTATTCCAGGGGAATCCATAAAAAATGATCTTGCCCGATCATTGTCATACAGAATTTCTCCTTCGGCTGAAAATGCTCAAGAAATATATGATGCTATTATGAAAGTTTCTACCGATGCTGATTTCAAGCAAAAACTGGAAACTAAATATACTACTATTAAAAAGCTGACCAAAGGAAACCCTTCTCCTACTTTTGAGGCTTACGAGAACTACAACGGCGGAACTACATCATTGGCCGACCTAAAAGGTAAATACGTATATGTAGATGTATGGGCTACCTGGTGTGGACCATGTAAAGCAGAAATTCCTTTCCTAAAAGAAATAGAGAAAGAGTATCATGATAAGAACATCGAGTTTGTAAGCATTTCTGTTGATAAAGCAAAAGATAAGGATAAATGGAAACAAATGGTTGCAGACAAAGAACTGAAAGGTGTTCAGCTTTTTGCGGACAAAGACTGGAGTTCCGACTTTGTTAAAAATTATGCTATTAGCGGTATTCCTCGTTTTATCCTGATCGATCCGAACGGAAATATTATTTCTGCAGATGCCGACAGGCCATCAAATCCAAAACTTAAAGAGACTTTAAATTCTCTGTTATAA